One window of Candidatus Polarisedimenticolia bacterium genomic DNA carries:
- the mazG gene encoding nucleoside triphosphate pyrophosphohydrolase gives MASSIDSLLQIMARLRGPQGCPWDREQTLETLRTFLLEEAHEVLEAMQGDEREALREELGDLLFQIVFQARIAEELGWFDFESVAAAIADKLIRRHPHVFGEDRLDTASEVAVQWEELKERERRASADPSRLKGVPRSLPGLLRALRLSQKAAHAGFEWPTTAEVFDKVREEIGEWESARTAGDREAASRELGDLLFSLVNVARKEGLDPEAALQGSNDRFQRRFRDMERMMADAGETAESLSLQRWDELWREAKARE, from the coding sequence TCGATTCCTTGCTGCAGATCATGGCGAGGCTGCGCGGGCCGCAGGGCTGCCCGTGGGATCGCGAGCAGACCCTCGAGACGCTGCGCACCTTTCTTCTCGAGGAGGCGCACGAGGTCCTCGAGGCGATGCAGGGCGATGAGAGGGAGGCACTGCGCGAGGAGCTGGGGGATTTGCTGTTCCAGATCGTCTTCCAGGCCCGCATCGCCGAGGAGCTGGGCTGGTTCGACTTCGAATCGGTGGCGGCGGCGATTGCCGACAAGCTCATCCGCCGCCATCCGCACGTCTTCGGCGAGGATCGGCTCGACACCGCCTCCGAGGTCGCCGTGCAGTGGGAGGAGCTCAAGGAGCGCGAGCGGCGCGCGTCGGCCGATCCCTCGCGTCTCAAGGGGGTCCCCCGCAGCCTGCCGGGCCTGCTGCGCGCGCTGCGGCTGTCGCAGAAAGCGGCGCACGCCGGGTTCGAATGGCCGACCACCGCGGAGGTCTTCGACAAGGTGCGCGAGGAAATCGGCGAATGGGAGAGCGCGCGCACCGCGGGCGACCGCGAGGCCGCGTCCCGCGAGCTGGGGGATCTTCTCTTCAGCCTGGTGAATGTCGCCCGCAAGGAAGGGCTGGATCCCGAAGCGGCGCTGCAGGGGAGCAACGATCGCTTCCAGCGCCGCTTCCGCGACATGGAGCGGATGATGGCGGATGCCGGCGAGACCGCCGAGTCGCTGTCGCTGCAGCGCTGGGACGAGCTATGGCGGGAGGCGAAGGCGCGGGAGTGA